The Papaver somniferum cultivar HN1 unplaced genomic scaffold, ASM357369v1 unplaced-scaffold_75, whole genome shotgun sequence genome includes the window ttcattatcaaacaattcAGTTACCCTCTTAAGCCAATTAAGGGTTAACAAACAATCCATTGATACACTGTTGACTACCCATGAAAACTTTGGTTTACACGGGAAATAAAATTTCAAAGAATCTAACCCACTTCTTACATCTCATGTAGAAATACAAAGGAACCCATATATCCCTCAAAGTGATTTCATACTCTAGCATAAAAACATTAGTTATCCATACACATACATTAATTTGCATCATATACAAGATTCAGCCAATACCCATctcaaaataatcaaataaatcatCAATAATCAACAACATCCATCAATTGATAAATCTAGGGTTCCATCGATTAATAGAAATTACCAaattgaaaaaaccctaatttttataacCCATCATAATCTCTATCATGATAAATAAAATTACAATTATTAACATCTAAACCTAGCTGTTGATGCCATTGTTAGGAATCTATCAAAAACGCAGCGgaaattggtttaaaaattttctaTAAAACCCCTTGTTTCATAGATGTTAATAGGATCAAAGAGGGATTAGAGATTTTGTGTACCTTTCCTTTTGCTAATCCAAATCtccaagaagaacaacaaaatccacttttAGCTTTATCTCCAAAACCACCGTAACGGAAGGAAGAGAATGTAAAACAAGTTTCTGTAGATTTTGGGAATAAAACCTCGTATAGCTTTTTCttaggaaaataagagaaaagacAATTGCTTCCACAAAACTAGAAAGACACGTAGGTTAGTTTTGGACTTTCTTCCAAAATCCTTAATTGTATAGGGACGGGAAAATAAGAAGGCACAACTTTCTTAGCTTTTTCTGTAGTTCTAGCCTTGATTGCTTgctccccttatatagttttgaTACTAGTAGTTGTCCCTCTTATTTTTAAATACCTTTTCCAAATACAATTAGGTCTCTTGGCTACAAACAATTTTAGCTTTTCTTAACCGTACAGGACTCTATGTGTCTCACACAATTCCAAATACGATTAGGAAATTACAAGTCATTCCACCAAAGACTTGTAATTGACAAACACTCTAAAATTGTCTGTTTTAATAAAAGTAAAACCCTTCCTCTACTTTCTTACAATAAGTCCCTCCGTGAATACCGGTATTCATAAATTCTCATAGGCGTGTAAAAATTACACATCATCTCCCTATGCAGAATTTATATTTGGTCCTTGATGCGCTTTTTacattattattataataatcaCTTAAACAATTGACCACTGGCTAGTCTAGAATAATAATTCCCGcacaataatccaagggaatacaCATTGAGACGGATACCATATTGAATATGTATATTCTTACTGCGTACTCACGACTATCCATCTTACCCAGATATTGGATCCAAAAATGACCTCACTGCTTGGTAAGACAAGATGCCCGGAAATACACGTAGCGTATATACATATTCTCAGAATTAAGAACTTATGTAAAGTAGTAACTTATATCTATTCACAAGCTGATAAATTACGAACAGAAATAACCGACTGGTTCGACATAATCCAATTACATCAACCTGCTAGATTTAGAAGTCTCCACTTCTATGATGAGATTTATCATAATACGTACGTAATAATCATAGCAAGTTATAATCTAATCAATAAAAATGATTCCACATAGATTACGAACTAAAATGTCACCAATATATTATATCTCCCATTGTATAAATTACAACTAATATATTTGACCACATCTCACAAAGCATGTTTAAAGTGAACTGTTAAATAATATTTAAAATGTAATGTCAAACTATTATTTTTGGGCATAACCCCAACATTAACTCCGTCTCAAAAACCCCGCAAATCAACTGCTCTTCCTTCTTTGCTCCCTACAACTCGAATGCTGTTCCTTCCTCCTCCACACAACTCCTCAACTGCTCTTCCTCCTCCCCAAAACACCTCAACTGCTCTTCCTCCTCCCACAATATATATTCTACATTTCTCATCACTCTTTTTCACTCATCAcattttcttccatcaaaaacaaaaaatggcAACAAATTTCATGGATGAAGAAATTCCTATTGTAGTTTCACGCCAGGATTTCCCTCCTAACTTTGTGTTTGGTGTTTCAACTTCTGCTTATCAGGTAACCACGTACTAACATCCCATTCAAGAAAAGAGGGAAAAATTAACTTTTTGAGTCTAACCCATACGCTCATTTTCGGTAAATACGCAGAGCTCTGTGAGAGAAACATATCCCTAATATATTAGCTTTAAATCCGTTACCATTTGGTTTTTATTCATAAAAATGACTTAAAAGTGTGAGAATAAAAATGTGAAAGTATCCTTCATTTTCTTTATTTCAGcctaaatttaatatttttatgatgGTTTTTGTTATTCATTCAATAATTATTAGACGAGGAAAGTTATATAACTTTGTTGCGCTGATAGAAAATAGTTGAGATTTACATTTTttgtaaaaaaaagagagagtccAACCCCAGATCTCTAATGGACTTGGATACTTTTAAATCACCTTTTGTTAGAGAACATTTTGTTCGATCCAGATTTGAATTTGGATCAGGAATCTTTTAGATGTTGATGAaagtttggtgtgtttttataggtTGAAGGAGCAGTTAATGAAGGTGGCAGGGGTGAGAGTATTTGGGATGTTTTTGCACGCAAAGAAGGTGCGTCAGACCATTTCAAACACATTTGAGACCGTCTGTGTCTAGTTATTGTTAGATCCTTGCACACTTGGCAGCAATGTTGGTAGAGTTTTTTTTAACGGAATCGACCTTGAATATTGTATCAGGAAAAATCGTAGATGGAAGTAATGGAGACATTGCTGCAGATCAATATCACCGCTACAAGGTAGTAAATTTTCTCTAGGATTTGGTACGTACTTGTTCAACTTTGCGATAAAATGTTATCTTTAAGATGCTAATAACAAGCATGTTTGCCTTTTATATATATAGGAAGATGTCGAACTTATGTCCAAGCTGGGATTTGATGCCTACCGATTTTCTGTATCATGGCCTCGTATTTTCCCTGGTATTCTGCTAAGTGCTATCCTATCAAATTCAATTGCTGCTTATCGTTGTCTTATGATCAGTGTGCAGTTGAAGAATAATCTTGCTCTCTTTCTATGAGCGCAGATGGTTTGGGAACGAAAGTCAATGAGGAAGGAATTGCCTACTACAACAATCTCATTGATGCTCTGCTTGATAAAGGTCATTGTTTTTACCTAGGTTGTCCCTTTTATTTATGATACACTACTTAGTTGAATTATATGTTCTGCAGGTATGCAGCCGTACTTAACATTATACCATTGGGATCTACCTAACTATCTTCAAGAATCAATCGGAGGATGGTTATCCGACGAAATTGTGTAAGTTTGATGAAAATAACATCATATGGCTGATTCACAATCCATTTCTGTGCATCTTTAAACTAATGAGTGGATGACATACTTTATTTGGGAATCATCCAGAAAATATTTCGCAATATATGCTGAGACTTGCTTCGCGAATTTTGGGGATAGAGTAAAACATTGGATCACATTAAACGAACTTTGTTCAACTTCGGTACATGGATACGATGTTGGGACACATGCTCCTGGGAGAAGTGAAAATCCTTCTACAGAACCTTATTTGGTTACACACCATCAACTTCTGGCTCATGCAGCGGCTGTTTCCATTTACAAAAACAAGTTTCAGGTTATCTTTTCGATATGTGCTTTTATATTTTCTGTTGAATGTCTAAAATATATTTCTATGTGGGCTTTTATGACATGACTGAAACCAAGGAACACTCTAAAAGTAACTTTTGTTCATTCAACTAAGGATTAATATTCATTGATATATATGAATTAGAGTACTAGATATTGTCTCGATATCTTGTTGGAGTCAGCCTTGCTAACAGTTTTCATCAATTTCACGATTCCTCTTGTTCATAATTTACATCTTATACCTGTATTGTAGGCTCAGCAAGGCGGTGAAATAGGCATAGCACTTGATTGTGAATGGGCAGAGGCTTTTCCCGGTAAGGAGGAGGATAAAAATGCTGCTGCAAGACGTTTAGATTTTACATTTGGATGGTTTTTGGATCCAATATATTTCGGGGACTATCCTAAAACCATGCGTGAGAGGCTTGGAGATCGTCTTCCAAGATTCACAGATGAAGATAGAGAATTGTTAAGCTACTCGATAGACTTTCTGGGTATTAATCAGTATACATCAAGGTTCATTGCTCATGCAGCAACAAGCCCTGACCCTGGGCATTTTATAAAAGATCAACAAATCGAAAGAATTGGTATAACACTTCTTTAGTAAATATTTATGTTTTATATATCTATATAAGCTCCGTTTTCTAACTTCCTTCTTATGATCAGTTAAATATCCAGGGGGTGAGGCTATTGGTGATAAGGTATTGATAATATCTGACTAGTTTTCTCTCAAACACATGCAATCAAACTTACGTTCGagtttaatttagttgaaaatgtccTGTATGCCAGGCTGCATCCGATTGGCTTTACATAGTTGCTTGGGGGTTGCGTAATCTACTGAATTATGTTGCAGAGAAATATCAGAACCCCAAGATATACATTACTGAGAATGGTATGGACAGATAACACATTATTCATTGGTGAAGAAGGGTTTTGGGATTTATGTATTTAATTACTATGCTAATCTGTTGATATCCAGTATAACTAACTCTCACGTACATTTCATGCAATTTATAGGAATGGATGACGAAGAAGATCCAGAAACTCTTCTCCATAAGATGCTGGATGATAAAAAGAGAGTTGGGTACTACAAGGCGTACATTGCTGCATTAGCCCAAGCAATCAAGTATATATATGCCCTTACTAATCCCTCTCCTTTTATTATGCACTTGTCTGTCGCTTAGAAAGAAACTATCTAAACTGAGCGTTACATGGACAGGGATGGTGCC containing:
- the LOC113344245 gene encoding beta-glucosidase 4-like yields the protein MATNFMDEEIPIVVSRQDFPPNFVFGVSTSAYQVEGAVNEGGRGESIWDVFARKEGKIVDGSNGDIAADQYHRYKEDVELMSKLGFDAYRFSVSWPRIFPDGLGTKVNEEGIAYYNNLIDALLDKGMQPYLTLYHWDLPNYLQESIGGWLSDEIVKYFAIYAETCFANFGDRVKHWITLNELCSTSVHGYDVGTHAPGRSENPSTEPYLVTHHQLLAHAAAVSIYKNKFQAQQGGEIGIALDCEWAEAFPGKEEDKNAAARRLDFTFGWFLDPIYFGDYPKTMRERLGDRLPRFTDEDRELLSYSIDFLGINQYTSRFIAHAATSPDPGHFIKDQQIERIVKYPGGEAIGDKAASDWLYIVAWGLRNLLNYVAEKYQNPKIYITENGMDDEEDPETLLHKMLDDKKRVGYYKAYIAALAQAIKDGADVRGYFAWSFMDNFEWSEGYTKRFGIVYVDYKNGLCRYPKSSAIWFSRFLSGDEGMTIMTED